A stretch of Lathyrus oleraceus cultivar Zhongwan6 chromosome 6, CAAS_Psat_ZW6_1.0, whole genome shotgun sequence DNA encodes these proteins:
- the LOC127095540 gene encoding LOW QUALITY PROTEIN: cytochrome b (The sequence of the model RefSeq protein was modified relative to this genomic sequence to represent the inferred CDS: substituted 1 base at 1 genomic stop codon) — protein MTIRNQRLSLLKQPISSTLNQHLIDYPTPSNLSYWWGFGSLAGICLVIQIVTDVFLAMHYTPHVDLAFNSVEHVMRDVERGWLLRYMHANGAGMFLIVVHLHIFRGLYHASYSSSREFVRCLGVVIFLLMIVIAFTGYVPPWGQMSFWGATVITSLASAIPVVGDTIVTWLWGGFSVDNATLNHFFSLHHLLPFILVGASLLHLAALHQYGSNNPLGVHSEMDQISFYPYFYVKDLVGWVAFAVFFSIWIFYAPNVLGHPDNYIPANLMPIPPHIMPEWYFLPIHAILRSIPDKLXGVAAIAPVFICLLDLPFFKSMYVRSSSFRPIHQGIFWLLLADRLLLGWIGCQPVEAPFVTIGQIPPFVFFLFFVITPIPGRVGRGIPNSYTDETDQ, from the coding sequence ATGACTATAAGGAACCAACGATTATCTCTTCTAAAACAACCTATATCATCCACGCTTAATCAACATTTGATAGATTATCCAACCCCGAGCAATCTTAGTTATTGGTGGGGCTTCGGTTCGTTAGCTGGTATTTGTTTAGTAATTCAGATAGTGACTGACGTTTTTTTAGCTATGCATTACACACCTCATGTGGATCTAGCTTTCAATAGCGTAGAACACGTTATGAGAGATGTTGAAAGGGGCTGGTTGCTCCGTTATATGCATGCTAATGGGGCAGGTATGTTTCTCATTGTGGTTCACCTTCATATTTTTCGTGGTCTATATCATGCGAGTTATAGCAGTTCTAGGGAATTTGTTCGGTGTCTCGGAGTTGTAATCTTCCTATTAATGATTGTGATAGCTTTTACAGGATACGTACCACCTTGGGGTCAGATGAGCTTTTGGGGAGCTACAGTAATTACAAGCTTAGCTAGCGCCATACCTGTAGTAGGAGATACCATAGTTACTTGGCTTTGGGGTGGTTTCTCCGTGGACAATGCCACCTTAAATCATTTTTTTAGTCTTCATCATTTACTCCCCTTTATTTTAGTAGGCGCCAGTCTTCTTCATCTGGCCGCATTGCATCAATATGGATCAAATAATCCATTGGGTGTACATTCAGAGATGGATCAAATTTCTTTTTACCCTTATTTTTATGTAAAGGATCTAGTAGGTTGGGTAGCTTTTGCTGTCTTTTTTTCCATTTGGATTTTTTATGCTCCTAATGTTTTAGGGCATCCCGACAATTATATACCTGCTAATCTGATGCCCATCCCGCCTCATATTATGCCAGAATGGTATTTCCTACCGATCCATGCCATTCTTCGTAGTATACCTGACAAATTGTGAGGTGTAGCCGCAATAGCACCTGTTTTTATATGTCTGTTGGATTTACCTTTTTTTAAAAGTATGTACGTGCGTAGTTCAAGTTTTCGCCCTATTCACCAAGGAATATTTTGGTTGCTTTTGGCGGATCGCTTACTACTAGGTTGGATCGGATGTCAACCTGTGGAGGCACCATTTGTTACTATTGGACAAATTCCTCCTTTTGTGTTCTTCTTGTTCTTTGTCATAACGCCAATTCCGGGACGAGTTGGAAGAGGAATTCCTAATTCTTACACGGATGAGACTGATCAGTGA
- the LOC127092852 gene encoding 60S ribosomal protein L5, mitochondrial-like — protein sequence MFPLNFHYRDVSRQDPLLKLNHANVMEVPGSCEIRLVPKAPYDLIIINGKLAMEIPRGQKFIQTQRGSTGKSFRSNPFLGSKKDKGYVSDLARQSTLRGHGMSNFSVRISTVMSLLDSPVEIRENSIQFSMETEFYEFSPDLEDHFDIFEHIRGFNVTIVTSANTQHETLPPWSGFLQKDEGETQ from the coding sequence ATGTTTCCACTCAATTTTCATTACAGAGATGTATCACGTCAGGATCCGTTGCTCAAACTGAATCACGCCAACGTTATGGAAGTTCCTGGATCGTGTGAAATAAGATTAGTACCTAAGGCACCCTATgatttaataataataaatggAAAATTGGCTATGGAGATTCCGCGCGGTCAGAAATTCATACAGACACAAAGGGGTTCGACAGGAAAGTCGTTTCGATCCAATCCATTCTTGGGGTCAAAAAAAGACAAAGGATATGTCAGTGACCTAGCACGACAAAGCACTCTCCGAGGGCATGGAATGTCTAATTTTTCGGTCAGAATATCGACAGTAATGTCTCTGTTAGATTCTCCGGTCGAAATACGGGAAAACTCTATTCAATTCTCGATGGAAACGGAGTTTTACGAATTCTCCCCGGATTTGGAAGATCATTTCGATATCTTCGAACATATTCGAGGGTTCAATGTTACTATTGTAACTTCGGCCAACACACAACATGAGACTTTACCACCGTGGAGCGGCTTTTTGCAAAAAGATGAGGGAGAAACTCAGTAA
- the LOC127093922 gene encoding ribosomal protein S14, mitochondrial-like yields MSEKRNIRDHKRRLLAAKYELRRKLYKAFCKDSDLPSDMQDKLRYKLSKLPINSSFARVRNQCISTGCPRSVYEFFRISRIVFRELASRGPLMGIKKSSW; encoded by the coding sequence ATGTCGGAGAAGCGAAATATACGAGATCACAAACGCAGATTGCTCGCGGCTAAATATGAATTGAGACGAAAGCTTTATAAAGCCTTTTGTAAAGATTCCGATCTTCCTAGTGATATGCAGGACAAACTTCGTTATAAGTTGTCCAAGTTGCCAATAAATAGTTCCTTTGCACGAGTAAGAAACCAATGTATTTCCACGGGTTGCCCTCGTTCCGTATATGAGTTCTTTCGAATTTCTCGTATCGTTTTTCGTGAATTAGCATCTCGAGGTCCTTTGATGGGCATAAAGAAATCGTCTTGGTAG
- the LOC127093920 gene encoding uncharacterized mitochondrial cytochrome b-like protein AtMg00590, which produces MELDYVFMEDLVRAVAQFYPSSSGGMSGGFNQPPSPEGALPVFHENQDQPGPSASEGEDRAVRDFSSELRNIESLREDKSLDVSYRNALIKQESIIIEMKKSLLPGNQITDEDIQKGVDSYLTATMGQSVNYRCKKLSYIHRDLTDRGSTSPYFNAIIKEIESMNGPFFSVHGLLSSFFYPSEYF; this is translated from the coding sequence ATGGAACTAGATTATGTCTTCATGGAAGACCTCGTTAGAGCTGTGGCACAATTCTACCCCTCTTCATCTGGAGGAATGTCTGGGGGGTTCAATCAACCTCCTTCCCCAGAGGGGGCTCTGCCTGTATTTCACGAAAACCAAGATCAGCCTGGTCCTTCAGCTTCAGAAGGGGAGGATCGGGCTGTCCGGGATTTTAGCAGTGAATTGCGTAATATTGAGTCATTACGCGAAGATAAGTCCCTAGATGTGAGCTACCGAAATGCCTTAATAAAGCAGGAATCCATTATAATTGAAATGAAAAAGTCCCTTTTACCGGGAAATCAAATAACAGATGAGGACATTCAGAAGGGAGTCGACTCCTATTTAACAGCCACCATGGGGCAGTCAGTTAATTATCGTTGTAAGAAGCTTTCATATATTCATAGGGATTTGACCGACCGTGGGTCGACTAGTCCCTATTTTAATGCAATAATCAAAGAAATAGAATCCATGAATGGCCCTTTTTTTAGCGTTCATGGATTGCTTTCCTCTTTTTTCTATCCATCTGAGTATTTTTGA